AAAAATCAACCGTGGGAAATGTCTCCAACTGAGATTACTGCAGTTTAAGATATCAGAGGGGGCTTTGGACACAATTGACATCACTATGCAGAATTCTGGAACAAACATTTGAGGGTATTCATTCCATTGAGATAGGGAGCAGACACTAGTAAGGGAGTGCAAGTTCACAGGTGGTCAAGGGAGGGATTATAGTGTCACCTAAACCAAAAAACAAGGTTCAAGTGTTGGCAGGGGTAATTAATGATTCAGTCAGGAATGCCGTAATAAGAAAACTTGATACTTAGAGTGGGTAGAATGATGCGCATCATTTGCAATCCAGATTTGGTCCTGTTGTCCCTTATCCTAGCTCCTAGGAGTCATTTTGTAAATATAATGGCCAGGGACAGCCACATGGAGCTACTGGAGATAGGAAAAGGCAGTTGtgaaggatggtaatctctggatCCCAGCTATGATCCAGGATAGGAAGATCAGGAAGTTCAACATATggctaattttaaaattctctttaatgggatgtgggttgtgctagataggccagcatttattgcccatccccaattgcccttaaggtggtgagctgccttcttgaactgctgcaatccatgttgtgtaggtacacccagtgttgttagggagttccaggattttggcccaacagtgaaggaacagcaatatatttccaagtcagaatggtgagtaatttggaggggaacttgcagatggcattcccatgtgtctgctgcccttgttcttctagatggtagtggtcatgggtttggaaggtgctgtcaaaggagccttggtgagctagtgctgtgtatcttgtagatagtggcTGCTGCCACTGTCAGTGGATGGCAGAGACGTTGAAGGGGgtggaaggggtaccaatcaagctggctgctttgtccgggatggtgtcaagcgtcttgtattgctggagctgcacatccaggcaactggagagaaaTGTTCTATTTAATGGGGTATTGACACTAGCTTTGGGAAGGATAAATGACACTTGAACAGGACAAGTGCTAATGAAATagagaaaaaataaaaagaattatTTAAACCAACAAGAAAGCACAAGGAAAATAAAACAATTCAGAATGAACAAAGGTTGTTCTAAATGTAGATTTGGAAGTATAAATAGAAGGCAAGCATGCAATTTGCACAGTTTAGATTTAAAAACTTATTTAAAATGTTGCACATCAAATGGATCAAGTCATAAAATACTGGGTTTTATGGTCATAGATATCAAATATAAAAGCTGAGATGCAAGGGTTTGTGTTTAAAGCTCTACAACCCATTTGCAAAAGCTGTAGTATGTTATACTATGTCTCTTACCCCAGTCAACACTCCTGGGCTCATTCAGGCTGATGTGTTCCACGTGGCAGGTATATTTATCCCCAGACACTGGTTGATATTGGAGGAGTTCCTCCACTTGATAGGTCCAGTCACCATCTGATAACAGGGCAGTGTTGAGGACACTATCAGGAAGTGGCACACCATTTTTCAGCCATGTGACTTTGATTTTGGAAGGGTAAAATCCAGTGACACGACACGAGAGCAGGGCCGACTGTCCAGAATGTTGGGAGATTTTAGGTCGGACTGTGACTGTAGGTTTGACTGGAACAGAAAGAAAGAGGTAACTTTAGAATCCAAGAAAAGCAGAGTATAATGATAATAAATGATTTCTATCATGTCTGATTCTCTCAGCCACTGATGTCTGTCTACAGTTAATATCAGACAATATCCTTGTCTACAAGTTTCATTCTTAATTTTGGTGATGAAGATCAATCTATGGAAAAAAGGCAGGGATTTCCATTGACTAATGACAGATATATTGTAAACTATTTGCAGTACCAAATATTCACTTGGTGCAAAAACCTCTGCATAACCCACACCAGGGGAGTGATGTTAGATTCACTGACTGCAGTCTACACTGAGCTGCACTACCTCCAAACTGAGATCCGTATTGTGTAACCAATTCTGCAGAAACATTGGACTCTCATGGCCATGGTTTTATTTGGTTTAGATCTATTAAGTTGAGCAATTATCTTGAACAATAGGAAGCTAATGGGCTTCAGTAGGTTCAGTGCAACCAGTCTGGTTCCAATGCATTTGGCTGAACACTGAGCAGCACTGACATGGTtaacaggaggaggcagaggtctCTGAGTAACTCAGCAGCTAAACCTCCCAGGCCATCATCACAACTGGCCAATGCAATACTAGCAAGAGAGCAGGTCCTGGTAGCCACCAATTTATTGACACCTTGATGATAGAAAGGCCACCTTCAGATGCTGcagaaggtgctaaggagccaaCCACATCCCAGGATCCCTCCCAAGGATCTGCCTTCCACTGGGGCAGCACAAGTGGAAATTAGAGACCTTCACATTATCACCATGGGAGGAACCAAACCATTAAAGGCGTCTACCAAATAAACTAGGCCCATGGATTGAAccttggtgctgcagtttgtttcaTCCCACATTACTGTTTCAGGCTATAACTGAATatgtggagatgggggggggggggggggggaaaaacaGTACTGGCACTGGGTAATACATGGGGGATGGAGACAGCAACAATAGTGCAGTATAATGGAGAATGTTAGACTAAGTCCCATAGAGGGTTGACTGTAATATTCTGATGTCATAGAAAGAAGTGACAGACTCTGATCACAAGTGCAAGAGAAGTAGCATGAAAAGGAGCTAGTGTAGGGAGTGCAGCAAGTCCTCACTAAGTCAGCCCACTTAGCATTGGCTTTAATGCCATTTATTCTTGTGTCTTTTCAATTTACATTGCCATTTAATGTtgtctgcacccacccccccacccatgctGCACTCTGGGCCAGCCACTGCCATGCTCTGATGCCAGAGACACCAGTCACCAGAGACCCAGGctgtggagagagagcaaggcctGAGATCTAGGAGAAGTGCTTGGCTGGGATGGGGAAGCTGCCAGTCACCAATTGGTGATGAACTGCAAGTAACCCAGGCCAGCTGCAACCCCTCTGGCTTctcccacaaccttctgaaaaCTGAGGAAGGGGTCCAGGCTGGAGGAGAGGGGCTTGGAAGTTGGAGAAATACAATTCCCACTGTTCTCCCCACCACTCCCAAAGAATCACTCAGCAGCTTCTCCCCCTCATTCAAGCAACCCCTGCCCCACATCCAAGCTCACTCTGGCCCTCCCACTCCTTTGTACTTCTGTGAAACAGCTTCACCAGAATGTCAACCTCACCAGGCTGGGTAAAAAAGTCAAAAATTTCCTTTTGGTAAATCTGGCATTACATAATTAAAAGTACCCTTTTAAGACAACACATTGAAGATGGTAGAGCATTGAGGGggcagttaataaggcatatagtatcttaggctttaataggggcattgagtacagagtaaggaggtcacgttgaacttatataagacactagttatgcctcatctggagtactgcatccagttctgggcactgtactgaggatgtgaagacattggagagtgtacagaggagattcacaagagtgATTCCAGgcataaagaactgtagctatgagatagattggaggggttgggcttgttttccttagagaagaaaggaggatgagaggagacttgattgaggtattcaagatcctgagggtgtGGACAGGGGAAATAGTGAGAACCTGTTTCCACTcaagagcatcaagaactagagggcacagattcaaaataattggcaaaaggagtaaaagtgatgcaaGGAAATTTTTTCATgcaaagggtggttggagtctggaacaaacttcaatagggtggcggaggcaggttcaattgagatattcaaaaggtttgctatctgaaaagagaacatgcaaggttacagagataaggcaggagagtggaaccAGAGAGAATGCCCTTCTGAGTGCCAGTGCAGACGTGGATTGAATGACCTTTTGCACTGCAAACGTTCTGATATGCTTTACCTTGGGATCAAAAGTACTGCACATTGGGAACCACCTAACTAGCTAAACTGTTCTTCAAGAGCCAAAatggacatgacaggctgaatggcctccatctgtgctttAACCATTCCATGACTCAAGAACATGAATTGGAGTCAACAGGGGCCTTAAACAGCAATTTGACTTGTTTGAGCGCTCAGAGGAACATCCtaacctcaaccccaccctcATCACCCACAGTAACTTTGAAGAGGGGGCAATGCGACACTGGAACAGAGCCCAAAGAGCCCTGCAGCAAGGGACTTACCAGGGAAATGTGCAAGGATTTCCTCGAACGGAAGTGGGACAGTCGCAGGGGGCATGGGGaaaagagggagaggagtaaCCCTGGGGCATAGGCCGTAGCCTCACTTCACAAAGGCAGTGACAGGGGGAATGCTGGTCAGTGTCTGGACACAGGATaggtcagggtgggggggtgggggggacacagGCCCCGCTCCCCCcgggtcagggtgggggggggtggggggggacacagGCCCCGCTCCCCCcgggtcagggtgggggggtgggggggacacagGCCCCGCTCCCCCcgggtcagggtgggggggtgggggggacacagGCCCCGCTCCCCCcgggtcagggtgggggggtgggggggggacacagGCCCCGCTCCCCCcgggtcagggtggggggggtgggggggggacacagGCCCCGCTCCCCCcgggtcagggtgggggggggtggggggggacacagGCCCCGCTCCCCCcgggtcagggtggggggggtgggggggggacacagGCCCCGCTCCCCCcgggtcagggtggggggggtggggggggacacagGCCCCGCTCCCCCcgggtcagggtggggggggacacAGGCCCCGCTCCCCCcgggtcagggtgggggggtgggggggacagacAGGTCACAGTGAggggcctcctcccacccccccgggTCTCACCTCTCCGGGTCAGAACCTCACTCTCATAGATCGGAATGTTATTCTGACAGATGCCGATCGCTTCCTGGTACGTCGCTGCCGCGCTCTCTCGATTCCATCTGTCCACATTACTCTTCATCCAATCCTTCACCGCGATGAACTTCTTCTGGGCAAAGTCGAAATACACGATCAGCTCGTGATCATAGACATCCTGACTGATATAGGTCCAGGTCCCGGTGCTGTTAAACTCACATCCGACAATCCGGTTATAGGTGTGagcccctgagagagagagagagagagagagttactgacCGACACACCCGACCCCAGGGTGGGGGTAAAATCCTCTTGTCCGAAGCGACTCCTTcacggggaggaggggggagggaaatcAAACTTCACTCGGGGCTCGGGGGGCGGCGCAATTCGGGCAGCTCCCAttgccgggggttggggggggctgtGCTCAGCCTCTAGACCGGGCCCCGTCTCTAACCCAGCAGCCGGAAGGCGGAGGCCAGTCCCCAGCCCATCCcgagggggcggggtggtgggtcgGGAACCGGTCACTGCATCACTGGAAACTTGTGTTTCTCCCATTCATTCAGTCTCGGCACCCGAGTCTCACTGATGCAGCAAGCACGCCAGCTACAACTGGAATGACAGCAGGAAATGGGCCATCCCACCCAAACCACAAATCCAAGTCGTTctgcattccaaagggaccattccttccacaacaccctggtccactcctcaatcactcgtccccttcccacagcacctttgcAAGCACAGGAAATGCAACACCAACCCTTCTCACCAAGGACCAAACTCCACTCCCAGCTGGATCAGCAATTTACTATCAAATTAGTATATTGCACAATGTAGTCCTCTACATGGCACCCAATCTGCATTTTATATCCCCAATATTCCTTCTAATTGTCCCAATGGGTGGAATCAATTTTGTGCGCGCTACCAGAAAACAGAACTATTACCCAGATCAGGCctgcacatgactccagacctacagcaatgtaattgacTTGTAACTACTGagctggcctagcaagtcaccCAGTCGTCaaggggcagctcaccaccacctgcaaggtgacttcgggatgggcaataaatgctggcctagccagttacACCCACATGCTGTGAAAAAATTCTTAACTgtctttgggatatcctgagatgTCCCAACGTGCTACACAAATGCAAATTcttcagaatggttacagcacaggaggggaTCATTCAGACCACCATACCTGTGCTGGCTGCCTTCAACAGCAACCCAGTTAGTCCCCACTGTCCTGCCATTTCCCACACTTGAATTAATCTTCAACATAGttccaggcattgcattccagatcttacTTGCTGCAGAAAAATCTTCACCTGTTGCCATTGGGTCTTTTGAtaatcatcttaaatcagtgtcctccagttcccagcctgcccaccaatgggaacagattcTGTGCCCTCCTCAGACCCCTCATTTTGAACAGGTCTATCAAATTGCCTCTAatatcttctcttctccaaggagaagagcCCCAGCATCTCCAATCTGTCCACAtaaccctcatcccaggaaccgcTTGTAAATGGTGTTACTTTGTACAGAAACTGAGGCAAATCTGTGGTGGAATGGCAGTTCTTCTAGTCAGGATTTTTGCAGGTATTTACATTGTTTGAGAAATCTTGTTGCACTGCATGGCTAGTATTCCTTATGTTATTCATAGTTCTTCTTGTTGATTAAAACATAATTTACTGTTGAGGGTTTGCTGGTTGTGTATTGTGTCTGAAGATTAATTGTTAGAGTTGACTATGTAATGAAAGAATAGGATGCCTCATATTGCTGAAATACCTATTCCAGCCAACACTACACCTGAGAAAACAAAATTAAGAGCTAAGAAGAGAGTCTCAATTGATTAAGCTTGTCATTACCTTGTCAATAATAATTAAGTACTGTTTTGACAGCCATTTGGTTCTATACTGAAATACCAGAGAGCTGGAAGAATTTAAGCACAAAATGCATCTTCTGGGTTTTATTGTTTCTGTTGGGTTCATTGAAATTGTTACTCTTGAAGCCATTTGTTTTGCAAAAGCCAAATTCCCTCAAACCACTCAACTGAAGAAGGTTGCATGACAAAAGCCACTGTTACCAGTCTGGGCAGAGTTAGATTTTAGCTATTGCAGTTAGCTGGGCAATACAACTTAAAAGTCCCCATTTGAGATTGGTATAAAAACAGATTTAGGCTGATCTAAACACTCTTTAAACTGCATCTCCTTAAGCTTATTGACTACAGGGATATTTTCCAAGTCTCCCCCACACCAAATCCCTGGACCTGTGAATCAGTAGCTCACAGCTTCTGAAGCTTAGTCTATTGCAGGTGTTCTGACACTGTTTCCTTACTTTCCAGTGACACTTCAGGACACAGCTGCTCCTCCCTCCAGTTCAATCTTGCTGCTTGCCCAAAGCTACCACTTTTTCCACATTCTTGCTCAGGAGgcagctgagatggatcatccactcacttttggctgaagatggttacaaatgtTTCAGCCAtgtctttgcactgatgtgctgggaataatgggatatttgtgaagcctcctccagttagttgtttaactgtccatctCCCACATCTGGTTCTGAATGGTGGCCTACAGAGCTTGCTGCTTTTGTTTGGCATGCATCCCTcatgatgtggcaggactgcagagcttagatctgatctgttagttgtgggattgcttagttctgaCTATAGCATGCTGCTTGGCATgtgagtagtcctgtgttgtagcttcatcaggtcaacacctcatttttaggtatgcctggtgctgttcctggcatgctgtcctgcactcttcattgaaccagggctgatcccctggcttgacagtaatgtagagtgggggaatatgccaggtatgagattacagattgtgttcaagtacaattctgctgctgatggcccacagtaccttaTGAATGCtcagtctcgagttgctagatcagttcgaaatctagcccatttagcacagtggtagccccacacaacatggagggtttcctcaatgtgaaggcaggactgtctccacaaggactgtgcagtggtcacttctaccgatactgtcatggacaaatgcatctgcagcaggcagattggtgagggtgagggtgacccagtctagcagctatgtcctttagcactcagccagtcaggcagtagtggtgctaccgagccactcagtgatggacattgaagtccccttcccagagtatattctgcacccttgccaccctcagtggttCCCCCAATTGgtattcaacatagaggagcactgattatcAGATATGGAGGGAAAATGAGAATTTATCTCCCACTTAAGTTGGGAGAATCAGGAACACTCCCTAAAATCTTTTCATGGAATTAGTTTGAGGATTTGGGGAGGTACATTACTGGAGAATTGGAGGGAGAAACTGGTAGGGTTACAGACAGCTAAAGGTGGAGGGGGAAAAGTGCATAGCTAAGCACAAGTGCTCTTCcaaaagagccagcataggcacaACAGGGTGAATGGCCTTGTCTCCATGAATTCCATAAACATCATTAATGTTGCTTTATAGTACAAAACACAAGCTTGAGGGGGAAGACAGTGATCTGATGTCTGTGGGAATGATCTAAGTGGGATGAGATTACAAGGATCACATTAGACTTGTATAGTGACAACAATTATTGGGGTATGGTGGATTAAAACTTTCTATTGCTGCATGAGGGTGTATACAAGGAGGCACTCAAGTTTTGTAGTCAGAAAGTCAACACCAGAGATCTGGAAAAGCCAAGATTCAAGGAGACTAATCAGCAGTAAAAGGTCAGAAGAATTTTGATGTTGTCCCATTCATCTGGTTCTTCCTGGGAATACTGGTGGAGGAAtgaggctgcagggtctgggTTCCTTTCCAGTTAAGGCTCTGAAGGGGTTGGTATCATAATATTAGTTGTTCCCCTCCTATTAATAAAACTATAATATAAGCTAGTCTCTAATAGTGACAAAtcagattgttgcaaaaacccatctgggtcactaatgtcctttagggaaggaaatctttcgtccttacctggtctggcctacatgtgactccagattcacagcaatgcggttgactcttaaatgccctctgaaatggtctagcaaactactcagttcaagggcagttaggaatgggcaacaaaggctggccttgccaTCAACATTCTCATGCCATAGAGAAATTTAAAAAGTGACACCCAACATACTAACTAATGTTGCAACAGCTGGAGGCTCTTGCAATTAAATAATTTCTAATATCAATATGATAAAGTAATTAGAAAGTGATAATTCAGTGAAAAATGATCATGGATAAGTCACATGCATTTAACAACATATATACACAAAAAATTCAGGCTTACATAGATAAGCTAAAATTTAGTATCACTGGACACTCCTAGGAGTAGATACCATAACTTCACTACCAAAACTTTACTatccactggactagtaatctagaggtccagggtaatgctctggcaacttgggttcaaatcccactgcagcagctggCGGAATTTGAGTTCAGTTAATAAAATTTAGAACATAAAGCTATTCTCAGTATAgtatagtgaccatgaaaccattgtcaattgtcataaaaacccatctggttcactattgtctgttagggaaggaaatctgctgtccttacctggtctggccaggtacttaactgccctctgcaatggccttgTAAGCCACTTaaatcaagggcagttagggatgggtgacaaacccattggccttggcagtgacatccacatcccccccatgaaagaattttaaaaatccacttAAATAAGTGTAACCATAAGATTTATTTATAGAAAAGGTGATTTCCTGTTGTTCCAGAAGTTGTACTGATCAACCTATTGTAAACTGTGAAACTTGGCTTTAATATTAGAGGAAAAAAGGATTTCCAGTGAAATGCAATCAATTTCTTAGTCTGTCAATACAACAGCTAGCACTAACTCCAGACTGCATGCTTGCTTTAATCTGAACCCTCAGCTTCTcacggggtggtggtggtgtggggggagtgggggggggggggatgcagaggaaaaaaaaaagactttCTGCCACACTGTTCCAAGCATAGGAAGCCCAAAATGGAGATAAGCAATTTAACAAGTAATACCCTAGCATGCCAATTAATTTGGCTCAAATATTAGAAATAGGGCCTGGTCAACATCATTGACCCTTAGTTCACTGAATCCAATTACAAACAACAAGCACCATTACTACCAAAAGTAGAACACTACAGATACTGAAATTGTCAAGTCAGATAGCATctgtagagggagaaacagaattcACATTTCAGGCTGATGCCTTTTCATcacaactggaaaaagttagagatgcaaCAGGTTTTAAGTACATCAGAGGTGGAGGAAGGGAACAAAGACGaaaagggtggaaggcaggagagattaaatgacaagcgAGGTAATGGTACAAGGCAAACAAAGATTTTTAAGaggacaagtaaagaaagaaaTATACAATACAAGCTCGCTTATGCATGACAAATGAGTAAAATATTTCAAGCTTCACAATGGCAGCAGGCAATAGACTTTTCCTGGGCTCCTCAGTGAGGAAGAAGTGAGCAGAGATTGGGTATGAGAATTTACACCTGTTCATCAGTAAaacccatttttaaaaatcataaaaaTTGTCAAGGTGAGGTTATTAGCAGCTGAGTACAGGAATGATCAGAGACAGCCCAAACCCCCTGACCCTTTATCAGAGGTAAGGTTATTACTGGGCTGGGGTTTCCCTGAAAAGCAGCAAGAGTCCTGGGAATGATCTTTGATAATTTTAATGGGTTTAACTGTCGGGTTTCCCACTG
The nucleotide sequence above comes from Carcharodon carcharias isolate sCarCar2 chromosome 19, sCarCar2.pri, whole genome shotgun sequence. Encoded proteins:
- the LOC121291362 gene encoding H-2 class II histocompatibility antigen, E-S beta chain-like is translated as MSLFRVIGPRSLWFRIPFFICVSLIFNGQRDNGVGAHTYNRIVGCEFNSTGTWTYISQDVYDHELIVYFDFAQKKFIAVKDWMKSNVDRWNRESAAATYQEAIGICQNNIPIYESEVLTRRVKPTVTVRPKISQHSGQSALLSCRVTGFYPSKIKVTWLKNGVPLPDSVLNTALLSDGDWTYQVEELLQYQPVSGDKYTCHVEHISLNEPRSVDWEVQSTPESEKPKIIVGALGFGIGLIILLAGVIMKLKNAKAILDSSNHGPRLMSPAVS